CGCCGCCGTCCCATTTGTGTTCTTCGTCGCTCACCATCGCCTGCGAGAGGCGGACGCCGACGACGAAGTCCTCGGGAGTCGCGTTCTGAACCGCCTCGATGACCTCTCGGGTGAGTCGAACGCGGTTCTCGGCGGAACCGCCGTATCCGTCTTCGCGTTCGTTGTACTCGGCGGAGAGGAATGTATTGAGGAGGTAACCGTTCGCGCTGTGAATCTCGACGCCGTCGAATCCCGCCGCTGTGGCCCGTTCTGCGGACGCGGCGAATCCCGCTACGACGGCGTCGATGTGGTCGGTCGTCATCTCGGTCGGGACGGGAAATTCGCCTTCACCGCCGTAGAGTGGGCTCTGTTCGCCCTTCGGCTGGACGGCGGAAGGGGCGATGGTCTCGTCGGTGTAGCGGTTACCCTGCGCCTGCGACCCGGCGTGCATGAGCTGGGCGAAGACGGCACTGTCCTCGTCGTGAATCTTCTCGATTACCGGCTCCCAGGCGGCCGCCTGCTCGTCGGTGGCGAGTCCGGGCTGATTGTGGTAACCCTGGCTGTGTGCCTCGTCGGTGTACACGCCCTCGGTGATGAGAAACGAGAAGCCGCCGCGAGCGAACTTGGCGTAGTAGCGAGCCATCTCAGGTGTGGCGTGCCCGTCTGCCGTGGCGCTCGTGCGGGTCATCGGCGCGAGGCCGACACGGTTGTCGAGAGTGAGCGATTCGAGATCGAACGGATCGAAGAGGGTATCGTCTGTTGGCATGACCGGATTCTGGGCACGGACGGCAAAAGCCGGCGGGCGGGTGTGCGAACCAGCTACCGTCCCGCCGTGATTGATTGTGTGATATCTCAACTGAGACGTTCGGACGATTGGCCAGTGGACGACTCTCGCTCCGTCGGTTGCTTTTCGGTCGTGAAATCCGCCGAGTGTACGCTTCGGCGACGGTGGCGGTATAGAAAATAGAAGATTTTGAAATTTATCGGAAATTCTCCTCTAAACGTTTCTATATTCTCTGTCTTACTAGGCACCTTCGATACTAAAACGACCTATTATTGACCTTATAGCCAACTTTTATCACCCCGTTCGTCCTTGCTGTGGATGTAATGTGTGAAACAGACGCGAAACGAGGTGGGGGTGGTCGATAGGACTCGCCACCCTCGGATCGATTACCACAATGACCACCATGGTCGTGCAAGCTGTACTATGGGTTAGCCACCCGGACTGACGCTGGGATGCGTCAGTCGCCTCTTTTGCTGGGTCAGGCACCAGGCCTCCCCTGGCATTTTACGTCAACGAACTGTCAACCTAACCGACGGTAAGGATACTCGCTGTGTGATATACTTTCTCCCATTCAGTGCACGCTGACTGTCGGCAAAACTATCGCGTTAAGGTCGGCTGAAACCGGGAGACTGAGACGGTGAGAAACGTTGACACCCACAATTATTCCACCCTCTTCGATGATACGATAATCTCCAACAATCATGTACGCTTACGAGACATCTTTTTCTCCTCAGCGTGCATTGTTTTATTCGGTGTAATACCATGCAGTATGAAGGCAGAATTCGGGCAAACTTCCTGGACTGGGCCTCGCTCATCCTCGTCATCGTGGGTGCGTTAAACTGGGGTCTGATCGGGATTGGGGGCTTTATCAATGCAAACTGGAACGTGGTGAATCTCATCTTCGGGTCCATCCCGACGCTTGAGAACCTCATCTACCTCCTCGTCGGCCTCGCGGGCGTCTACGAGCTGTACTTCGCGTACCAGCTCTACGACGCACGCAGCGAGCGCCCGATGACCGAAAAGCCCGCCTAAGCTTCGACTTTTTCGACGACACACCACCCCGTGAGCGGTCGCTCACGCCGTCAGTAAAAGAAAGGAAAAACCGAGTTAGAGGAACTCTTCGATGTGGTCTGCGACTTCCTCTGGAGTGTCGCCCACTGGAACGCCCGCGTCGTTGAGGGCGTTGATTTTGGACTCTGCGGTGCCCGTTCCAGAGCCGGAGACGATCGCGCCCGCGTGGCCCATGCGCTTTCCTGGCGGGGCCGTGCGACCGGCGATGAAGCCAGCGACTGGCGTGTCCATGTTCTCTGCGATGTACGCAGCGGCTTCCTCTTCGTCCTCGCCACCGATTTCACCGCACATGACGACGGCTTCGGTCTCTGGGTCGTTTTCGAACGCTTCGAGCGCGTCGACGAACGACGTGCCGATGATTGGGTCGCCACCGATACCGATGGCCGTGGTCTGGCCGATGCCGCGCTGGGTCAGGTTGTCGACGACCTGGTAGGTGAGCGTCCCCGAGCGGGAGACGAGACCGACGTTCCCGTCGGAGAAGATGTTGCCTGGCAGGATGCCGAGTTTCGCCTCGCCCGGCGTGATGAGGCCTGGACAGTTTGGCCCGATGAGTCGGGTGTCGACTTCCTGCAGACGCTTGTAGACCTTCGCCATGTCCTGGGTCGGAACGCCTTCCGTGATGGCGACGACGAGGTCCAAGTCGGAGTCGAGTGCCTCGAAGATGGCGTCCGCGGCGAACGCCGGTGGGACGAAGACGACAGAGGCGTCTGCGTCTTCTTCTTCGACGGCTTCACTGACGGTGTCGTAGACGGGAACGCCCTTTACTTCCTGCCCGCCCTTGCCTGGCACGGCGCCGGCGACGACGTTCGTCCCGTACTCCATCATCTGTTCAGTGTGGAACTTGCCTTCGCCGCCCGTAATCCCCTGGACGACGACGCGAGTGTCCTTGTCTACGAATACACTCATTGCTGGACCTCCTTTGCGCGTGCAACGGCCGCTTGAACGGCGGATTCGAGCGTGCCTTCGACCTGCACGAGGTCGGTGTTCAGAATCTCCATGCCCTCTTCTGCGTTCGTCCCGGCGAGACGCACGACGACGGGCTTTGGAATCTCGTCGAAGCTTTCGAGTGCCTCGTTGATACCCTTCGCCACCTCGTCACCGCGGGTGATGCCGCCGAAGATGTTGAAGACGACCGAATCGACGTTCGGGTCGGAGAAGACCATGTCCAGTGCGTTCGCCACACGGGAGGCCTTCGCACCGCCACCGATGTCGAGGAAGTTGGCTGGTTTGCCGCCGTAGTAGTCGACGAGGTCGAGCGTCGTCATGACGAGGCCCGCACCGTTGCCGATGATGCCGACGTTACCCTTGAGGCGGACGTAGTCGAAGCCGTACTCGCCGGCTTTGCGCTCTAAGTCGTCCTCGTAGGCTTCTTCTTCGAGTTCGGCGAGTTCCGGCTGGCGAAACAGCGCGTCGTCGTCGATGTTCATGACCGCGTCGGCCGCGATGACGTCGCCGTCCGAGGTGACCATGAGCGGGTTGACTTCGATGTCGCTCGCGTCCTTGTCGTCCCAGAGCTGGAACAGCGTCTGGAGAATCGAGGAGACTTCGCGGGCGACGTCTGCGTCCACACCGGCCCCGTAGACTGCACGACGGGCCTGGTATGGGTGCATGCCAAACGCCGGGTCGATGTGCTCGCGGGCGATGGCCTCGGGCGTTTCTGCTGCGACCTCTTCGATGTTGACGCCACCTTTCGTGGAGACCATGGCGAC
This sequence is a window from Haladaptatus sp. QDMS2. Protein-coding genes within it:
- a CDS encoding NADH:flavin oxidoreductase; the encoded protein is MPTDDTLFDPFDLESLTLDNRVGLAPMTRTSATADGHATPEMARYYAKFARGGFSFLITEGVYTDEAHSQGYHNQPGLATDEQAAAWEPVIEKIHDEDSAVFAQLMHAGSQAQGNRYTDETIAPSAVQPKGEQSPLYGGEGEFPVPTEMTTDHIDAVVAGFAASAERATAAGFDGVEIHSANGYLLNTFLSAEYNEREDGYGGSAENRVRLTREVIEAVQNATPEDFVVGVRLSQAMVSDEEHKWDGGEDDAEVYFRAVSETGADYIHTIDGDATAATFADDGPTLAEAAVEHGDAPVIANGGLGDPASARDVIESGSALITLGTSALANPDWPTKVREGKALDEFDFEKTLLPKATISDHEVPAPADD
- a CDS encoding DUF378 domain-containing protein, which encodes MQYEGRIRANFLDWASLILVIVGALNWGLIGIGGFINANWNVVNLIFGSIPTLENLIYLLVGLAGVYELYFAYQLYDARSERPMTEKPA
- the sucD gene encoding succinate--CoA ligase subunit alpha — protein: MSVFVDKDTRVVVQGITGGEGKFHTEQMMEYGTNVVAGAVPGKGGQEVKGVPVYDTVSEAVEEEDADASVVFVPPAFAADAIFEALDSDLDLVVAITEGVPTQDMAKVYKRLQEVDTRLIGPNCPGLITPGEAKLGILPGNIFSDGNVGLVSRSGTLTYQVVDNLTQRGIGQTTAIGIGGDPIIGTSFVDALEAFENDPETEAVVMCGEIGGEDEEEAAAYIAENMDTPVAGFIAGRTAPPGKRMGHAGAIVSGSGTGTAESKINALNDAGVPVGDTPEEVADHIEEFL
- the sucC gene encoding ADP-forming succinate--CoA ligase subunit beta; the encoded protein is MKLHEYQAKDIFANAGIPTPDSQLATTVDEVVEAAESLGYPVAVKAQVHVGGRGKAGGIKLVSDEDEARAAADDILGMDLKGYTVESVLVEEAVDFVDELYVGVTMDRGEGKPVAMVSTKGGVNIEEVAAETPEAIAREHIDPAFGMHPYQARRAVYGAGVDADVAREVSSILQTLFQLWDDKDASDIEVNPLMVTSDGDVIAADAVMNIDDDALFRQPELAELEEEAYEDDLERKAGEYGFDYVRLKGNVGIIGNGAGLVMTTLDLVDYYGGKPANFLDIGGGAKASRVANALDMVFSDPNVDSVVFNIFGGITRGDEVAKGINEALESFDEIPKPVVVRLAGTNAEEGMEILNTDLVQVEGTLESAVQAAVARAKEVQQ